One segment of Macrotis lagotis isolate mMagLag1 chromosome 1, bilby.v1.9.chrom.fasta, whole genome shotgun sequence DNA contains the following:
- the NMUR2 gene encoding neuromedin-U receptor 2 produces the protein MTSQSSMDGMDGINNSSWSYQLIPEDPYRKYWNNTEDYLTFFCGPRRSDLFLPMTVVYALIFVVGVTGNLLVCLVILKHQTMKTPTNYYLFSLAISDLLVLLFGMPLEIYEMWYNYPFLFGPVGCYFKTALFETVCFASILSVTTVSVERYVAILHPFRAKLESTRRRALRILVSLWVFSILFSLPNTGIHGIKVHHFPNGTLIPESAICTVVRPMWIYNFIIQVTSFLFYVLPMTIMSILYYLMGLRLREDQSLEAKEMTANVQRPSRKSVTKMLFILVLVFAICWTPFHIDRLFFSFVEEWTESLASVFNLIHVISGVFFYLSSAVNPIIYNLFSHRFRAAFLNVISLCKHPKHSQNGPPTQQVTFLHRKCRLMNEDASFTFPQRTSISSSHVSTIL, from the exons ATGACAAGTCAGTCATCAATGGATGGAATGGATGGAATAAACAATTCCTCCTGGTCTTACCAGCTTATACCAGAAGATCCCTACAGGAAATATTGGAATAACACTGAGGACTACCTGACTTTCTTCTGTGGCCCCCGGAGAAGTGATTTATTCTTGCCTATGACAGTGGTGTATGCACTCATCTTTGTGGTGGGGGTCACTGGCAATCTCTTAGTATGCCTAGTGATTCTGAAACACCAGACTATGAAGACGCCCACCAACTATTACCTTTTCAGCCTGGCCATCTCAGACCTATTGGTGCTGCTCTTCGGTATGCCATTAGAGATCTATGAAATGTGGTACAATTATCCTTTCCTGTTTGGGCCAGTGGGCTGCTACTTCAAGACTGCCCTCTTTGAAACAGTGTGCTTTGCATCCATCCTGAGTGTGACCACAGTCAGTGTGGAGAGGTATGTGGCCATTCTCCATCCCTTCCGAGCCAAGCTCGAGAGTACACGGCGGCGAGCCCTGAGGATTCTTGTCTCCCTCTGGGTCTTCTCCATTCTTTTCTCCCTGCCTAACACAGGTATACATGGCATAAAGGTCCATCACTTCCCTAATGGGACCTTGATCCCAGAATCAGCCATTTGCACTGTGGTCAGACCCATGTGGATCTACAATTTTATCATCCAGGtgacttctttcctcttttatgtcctgCCCATGACCATCATGAGCATCCTCTACTATCTCATGGGACTGAGA CTTCGAGAAGATCAATCTCTTGAGGCCAAAGAAATGACTGCAAATGTTCAAAGACCCTCCAGAAAATCAGTCACAAAGATGTTGT TCATCTTGGTCTTGGTGTTTGCTATCTGCTGGACTCCATTCCACATTGACCGACTCTTCTTTAGCTTTGTGGAAGAATGGACTGAATCTCTGGCATCAGTGTTCAACCTTATCCATGTGATATCAG GAGTTTTCTTCTACCTGAGTTCTGCTGTGAACCCCATCATCTACAACCTGTTCTCCCACCGATTCCGTGCAGCCTTCCTAAATGTGATCTCCTTGTGCAAGCACCCAAAGCATTCTCAGAATGGCCCCCCTACTCAGCAGGTCACCTTTCTGCATCGGAAATGTCGCCTTATGAATGAAGATGCCAGCTTCACATTTCCCCAGAGAACATCAATTAGCAGCTCACATGTATCTACCATCCTCTGA